The Pseudomonas oryzicola genomic sequence GACTGCACGGCTGGCCCAGCATTTTCACCTGGCTGCCGACAGCACCCTGGAATGGTTGCCCCAGGACAGCATCTTCTTCTCCGGCGCCCGCGCCAGTCTTGACAGCCGTTTCACCCTGGAGCCGGGGGCACGCCTGCTGGCGTGGGAAACCTTGTGCCTGGGGCGTCCGGTGATGAACGAGCGTTTCGAGCATGGTGCACTGGACAGCCGCTTGCGCATCGAACTGCCTGGCGAAGTCGGCCTGCATGAGCGCCTGCGCCTGGAAGGCGGGCGCCTGGCCAAGCTTGGCGGGCATCCGCTGATGGCCACCTTCTGTGCTGCACCTGCCGACCAGGGCGTGCTGGAGCAGGTTCGCCCACTGCTTGAACACCTGGGCAACCCGGCCGGCGCGACCCTGCTCGGGTCGTTGCTGGTGATCCGCCTGCTCGACCATGACAACCAACACCTGCAACGCACCCTGCAACGCCTGTGGCATGTGCTGCGCCCGGCCATTCTTGGCCTGCCGGCCTGCCCTCCGCGTATCTGGGCCACCTGAGAGAGCGCCATGGAGCTTACCCCGAGAGAAAAAGACAAACTGCTGCTGTTCACCGCCGCCTTGCTGGCGGAGCGGCGCCTGGCCCGTGGCTTGAAACTCAACTACCCGGAAGCGGTCGCGCTGATCAGTGCCGCCGTACTCGAAGGCGCTCGCGATGGCCGCAGCGTGGCCGAACTGATGAGCCTGGGCCGCGAAGTGCTGACCCGCGAGCAGGTAATGCCCGGCATTGCCGAAATGCTCCACGACGTGCAGGTCGAAGCGACCTTCCCGGATGGCACCAAGCTGGTGACCGTGCATGACCCTATCGTCTGAAATTGCCCAGGAGCCCCGCATGATCCCAGGTGAAATCCAGGTCGCCGATGGCGACATCGAGCTGAACAGCGGTCGCGCGACGGTCAGCGTCAGCGTGGCCAACCATGGCGACCGGCCGGTACAGGTCGGCTCGCACTACCACTTTTATGAAGTCAACCAGGCGCTGGTGTTCGACCGTGCGCCGACCCTGGGCTTTCGCCTGGACATCCCCGCCGGCACCGCCGTGCGTTTCGAGCCCGGCCAGGCACGCACCGTGCAGCTGGTGGCCTATGCCGGCAAGCGCGAGGTGTACGGCTTTCAGGGCAAGGTGATGGGCGCGCTGGAGGGCAGGGCATGAGCCGTATTTCCCGCCGGGCCTATGCCGACATGTTCGGCCCTACCGTAGGCGACCGCGTGCGCCTGGCCGACACCGCCCTGTGGGTCGAGGTGGAGCAGGATTTCACGGTCTATGGCGAAGAGGTCAAGTTCGGTGGCGGCAAGGTCATCCGCGACGGCATGGGCCAGGGCCAGATGCTGGCCGCCGCGGCCATGGACCTGGTCCTGACCAACGCCCTGATCATTGACCACTGGGGCATCGTCAAGGCCGATATCGGTATCAAGCACGGGCGCATAGCGGTGATCGGCAAGGCCGGTAACCCTGATGTGCAACCGGGCGTCACCGTGCCGGTGGGGCCCGGTACCGAAGTGATCGCGGCCGAGGGCAAGATCGTCACCGCAGGCGGCGTCGATTCGCATATCCATTTCATCTGTCCGCAGCAAGTGGACGAGGCGCTCAACAGTGGCGTCACCACCTTCATCGGCGGCGGCACCGGGCCGGCCACCGGTACCAATGCCACCACCTGCACGCCCGGCCCCTGGTACCTGGCGCGGATGCTCCAGGCCGCCGACAGCCTGCCGATCAACATCGGCTTGCTGGGCAAGGGCAACGCCTCGCGGCCTGAAGCGTTGCATGAGCAGATCGCCGCCGGTGCTGTTGGCCTCAAGCTGCACGAGGACTGGGGCTCGACACCGGCAGCCATCGACTGCTGCCTGGGAGTTGCCGAGGAAATGGACATCCAGGTGGCGATCCACACCGATACCCTGAACGAGTCCGGCTGCATCGAAGACACCCTGGCGGCGATTGGCGAGCGCACCATCCACACCTTCCACACCGAAGGGGCCGGCGGCGGGCATGCGCCGGACATCATCCGTGCGGCGGGGCAGGCCAACGTGTTGCCGTCCTCGACCAACCCGACCCTGCCGTACACGGTCAACACCGTGGACGAGCACCTGGACATGCTCATGGTCTGCCACCACCTGGACCCGAGCATCGCCGAGGACGTGGCCTTCGCCGAGTCGCGCATCCGCCGCGAAACCATTGCCGCAGAGGACATCCTCCACGACATGGGTGCCTTTGCCATGACTTCGTCCGACTCGCAGGCCATGGGCCGGGTCGGCGAGGTGGTACTGCGCACCTGGCAAGTGGCCCACCAGATGAAGCTGCGCCGCGGGCCACTGGCGCCGGACAGCCCCTACAGTGACAACTTCCGGGTCAAGCGCTACATCGCCAAGTACACCATCAACCCGGCGCTGACCCATGGCATCGGCCACGAAGTGGGCTCGGTGGAAGCGGGCAAGCTGGCCGACCTGGTGCTGTGGGCACCGGCGTTCTTTGCGGTCAAGCCGGCGCTGGTGATCAAGGGCGGAATGATCGTCACCGCCCCCATGGGCGACGTCAACGGTTCCATTCCTACGCCGCAGCCGGTGCACTACCGGCCCATGTTCGGCGCCCTCGGCGCGGCGCGACATGCCACGCGCATGACCTTCCTGCCGCAGGCGGCGATGGACCGTGGCCTGGCCGAAGAACTCAACCTGCGCAGCCTGATTGGCGTGGCCCATGGCTGCCGCCGTGTGCGCAAGGCCGACATGGTCCACAACACCCTGCAACCGCTGATCGAGGTCGACGCGCAGACCTACCAGGTGCGTGCCGATGGCGAACTGCTGGTGTGCGAGCCGGCCAGCGAACTGCCGCTGGCGCAACGCTATTTCCTGTTCTGAAGGAGGACCGATGATTGTCTTGACCCGCCGAATCACCGAACCCGGCCCACAAGGCGAAACCGGCAGCGTCACCCTTGATGTCGACAGCCGGATCAAAAGCCGCCTGCGAGTCACCCTGGACGATGGCCGCGAGGCCGGGCTGATGCTTGAGCGCGGCCACCTGTTGCGCGGCGGCGAACTGCTGGCCGATGCCGAGGGCACCCAGTTGATCCGCGTGCT encodes the following:
- a CDS encoding urease subunit beta — protein: MIPGEIQVADGDIELNSGRATVSVSVANHGDRPVQVGSHYHFYEVNQALVFDRAPTLGFRLDIPAGTAVRFEPGQARTVQLVAYAGKREVYGFQGKVMGALEGRA
- a CDS encoding urease subunit gamma; amino-acid sequence: MELTPREKDKLLLFTAALLAERRLARGLKLNYPEAVALISAAVLEGARDGRSVAELMSLGREVLTREQVMPGIAEMLHDVQVEATFPDGTKLVTVHDPIV
- the ureC gene encoding urease subunit alpha, coding for MSRISRRAYADMFGPTVGDRVRLADTALWVEVEQDFTVYGEEVKFGGGKVIRDGMGQGQMLAAAAMDLVLTNALIIDHWGIVKADIGIKHGRIAVIGKAGNPDVQPGVTVPVGPGTEVIAAEGKIVTAGGVDSHIHFICPQQVDEALNSGVTTFIGGGTGPATGTNATTCTPGPWYLARMLQAADSLPINIGLLGKGNASRPEALHEQIAAGAVGLKLHEDWGSTPAAIDCCLGVAEEMDIQVAIHTDTLNESGCIEDTLAAIGERTIHTFHTEGAGGGHAPDIIRAAGQANVLPSSTNPTLPYTVNTVDEHLDMLMVCHHLDPSIAEDVAFAESRIRRETIAAEDILHDMGAFAMTSSDSQAMGRVGEVVLRTWQVAHQMKLRRGPLAPDSPYSDNFRVKRYIAKYTINPALTHGIGHEVGSVEAGKLADLVLWAPAFFAVKPALVIKGGMIVTAPMGDVNGSIPTPQPVHYRPMFGALGAARHATRMTFLPQAAMDRGLAEELNLRSLIGVAHGCRRVRKADMVHNTLQPLIEVDAQTYQVRADGELLVCEPASELPLAQRYFLF
- a CDS encoding urease accessory protein UreD, which translates into the protein MSLAEQIEQPQDDAGWSAYLQLRFVRRDAQTRLGAWRHFGPLLVQRPFYPEGGPCHVYVLHPPGGVVAGDRLELNIQLEPGCHALLTMPGASKFYRSIGPTARLAQHFHLAADSTLEWLPQDSIFFSGARASLDSRFTLEPGARLLAWETLCLGRPVMNERFEHGALDSRLRIELPGEVGLHERLRLEGGRLAKLGGHPLMATFCAAPADQGVLEQVRPLLEHLGNPAGATLLGSLLVIRLLDHDNQHLQRTLQRLWHVLRPAILGLPACPPRIWAT